DNA sequence from the Gammaproteobacteria bacterium genome:
ATCTTGGGCAATCAAAGTGGCTTGGCTGCGATAATAACCTTCCTCACCGCTACTGACAGCCGAAAGCTGCAAGGCAGCAAAACCAAGCAAGCCAATCCCAAGTACCAGCACCGCCACCAGCACCTCGATTAAAGAAAAACCGTACTGTTTTGCGTTCACCATTTTCTTACGAGCAGCTGTTATCACTGGTACATGCCTCCGCGCGTCCTGGATAGTTGATCCAACAGACACTGGTGATTCCGAGTCCACGAATTTCAATCCGGCGCCCCTTTTTCCGGTCGTCACAGAGCTTCGCGACAACGGGTGTCAAGACGCTGCGCGCCCCTGATGGACGGAAAACAATACTGGCAGGCATGCCACCTCCCGTCTCTTCAATACCTGGCGCCATTTCGTAATTGAACACTGTGATGGTTTTGGCCACATCACGAACAAGCCAACCGTTATCCCAATCACCACTAATCGGTGCGACTTCCATTGAGACTCTACGCTTGACTGCTTCTGTCCTCGCTATCTTGATGGCATTGACGAGCGCATTCGCCTGTGCCGTTAATCGGTTGTCCATAATAAATCCACGCATCACCGGAACCGCCATGGCCAGCAAGACGCCTGCCACAGCGATGGTGAGCATCAATTCAATGACGGTTAAGCCATTTTGAGCACGTTTCGTCCCCACCATGGACTCCCAACTGAGACATACTTAGCCTGTAGGATGAG
Encoded proteins:
- a CDS encoding prepilin-type N-terminal cleavage/methylation domain-containing protein produces the protein MVGTKRAQNGLTVIELMLTIAVAGVLLAMAVPVMRGFIMDNRLTAQANALVNAIKIARTEAVKRRVSMEVAPISGDWDNGWLVRDVAKTITVFNYEMAPGIEETGGGMPASIVFRPSGARSVLTPVVAKLCDDRKKGRRIEIRGLGITSVCWINYPGRAEACTSDNSCS